One segment of Anopheles stephensi strain Indian chromosome 3, UCI_ANSTEP_V1.0, whole genome shotgun sequence DNA contains the following:
- the LOC118513586 gene encoding cyclic AMP-dependent transcription factor ATF-6 alpha, which produces METPFEGGDVFDLSLEDEYLSPAMFDSVPLCAGFDDFVSNEFRPQTNQSSYMNTVNAFGMDESDNGSYGAMINPDDFLNDVSCDSSHSLSNRNTPSPSDSQKSYDSVPSSGGFDRCHVVPMHLDSPPISPPASTISTDSTSTVQSNSGPRRLKITPKSISSSSSSTKTITKKTIVLSAKDYRALLANMQRQPSSNTIILKATPTNKLPIGATAVKQPLPNAPHAVKQEAPFVLPKPTEIVRKEESKHETTPPAAIKEEPTCLPAKSFSPLTVPMMLAAGTSLKEHTIDEKLLKKHQRMIKNRQSAYESRQKKKEYVTSLEERLDQLSKENQQLRVENANLLERLKMRCTCAANTLLVGHSSGKQVTPTARKNAAIVLAMLFMVSLNFYPIGNLLTNNDRVELNQMSANREYHSRGLLWINESSKPNDRSRSKPFRVNLTAIDELEKEDSLETTLPATECPFYVNQTENIRLASELRRWIGENGYKNLTDGKGQADVTIDTFDKMFRLKDTIDSIYQHMKDISLQMKTYERRQKLALNGKKLARNRQRKAVSGAREVVSYRGKVPNQHELDLYYPKVHVKYAEFFEEIGRRDDTFYLVSFSEEHLLLPALAYNKTNRPRMSLMLPTVTTPGTPMSNGTNRSDKITLMQIDCEVMNTSVIQIREKMIPGDLRPGQGSETPKGGSSGYGSRNATNAEANGHRSSGRATGASSTGSRLVRSNSSTTTHATDGVEEIHQKQDSVQHQHVPIRPFFVERMNEHLKSEHHVN; this is translated from the exons ATGGAAACACCGTTTGAAG GAGGTGATGTTTTCGACCTATCGTTGGAAGATGAGTACCTTTCTCCAGCGATGTTCGATAGTGTTCCCCTATGCGCGGGGTTCGATGATTTCGTATCGAATGAATTCCGGCCTCAGACGAACCAATCCAGCTACATGAATACAGTCAACGCGTTTGGAATGGACGAGTCGGACAACGGGAGCTATGGCGCAATGATCAATCCCGACGACTTCCTGAACGATGTTTCGTGCGATTCATCGCACTCGCTTTCTAATCGCAATACCCCATCACCATCCGATAGCCAGAAAAGTTACGATTCTGTGCCTTCGTCCGGTGGGTTTGACCGGTGCCACGTCGTACCGATGCATTTGGACAGTCCACCCATTTCACCACCAGCATCGACCATTTCGACGGATAGTACGAGTACGGTGCAGTCTAACAGTGGGCCCCGTCGTTTGAAAATCACCCCTAAAAGTATCAGTTCCTCGTCGAGCAGTACTAAAACGATCACCAAGAAAACGATCGTTCTGTCGGCGAAGGATTATCGTGCGCTGTTGGCAAATATGCAACGGCAACCATCGAGCAATACGATCATTCTAAAagcaacaccaacaaacaaactccCTATTGGAGCTACGGCTGTGAAACAACCATTGCCAAATGCACCGCACGCGGTAAAACAGGAAGCACCCTTCGTTTTACCGAAGCCAACGGAAATCGTTAGGAAGGAGGAATCAAAGCATGAAACTACACCACCGGCAGCTATAAAAGAAGAACCTACCTGTCTGCCTGCCAAAAGTTTTAGTCCACTTACCGTGCCTATGATGCTTGCGGCAGGAACCAGCCTCAAAGAGCATACCATCGACGAGAAGCTGCTCAAAAAACATCAACGCATGATTAAGAACCGCCAATCAGCTTACGAATCGCGTCAAAAGAAGAAAGAGTATGTTACCTCGTTGGAAGAAAGGCTCGATCAGCTATCCAAAGAGAATCAGCAGCTTAGGGTG GAAAATGCAAATCTTTTGgaaaggttgaaaatgcgctGCACTTGCGCAGCCAACACGCTGCTAGTGGGACACTCATCCGGGAAGCAGGTGACACCAACTGCCCGCAAGAATGCGGCGATCGTGTTGGCCATGTTGTTTATGGTTTCCCTAAATTTTTATCCTATCGG CAATCTTCTTACTAACAACGATCGTGTAGAGCTAAATCAAATGTCCGCTAACCGGGAGTACCATTCCCGTGGACTCCTGTGGATAaatgagtctagtaagccgAACGACCGCAGTCGATCCAAGCCCTTCCGCGTTAACTTAACGGCGATCGATGAACTGGAAAAGGAAGACTCACTCGAAACGACGTTACCCGCCACCGAGTGTCCTTTCTACGTAAATCAAACGGAAAACATACGACTAGCGAGCGAACTCCGGCGGTGGATTGGAGAGAATGGTTACAAAAATCTTACCGACGGCAAGGGCCAAGCGGACGTTACCATTGATACGTTTGACAAAATGTTCCGCCTGAAGGATACGATCGATTCCATCTATCAGCACATGAAAGACATTAGCCTGCAGATGAAGACGTACGAGCGTCGGCAAAAGCTAGCCCTGAACGGAAAGAAGTTGGCACGCAATCGGCAGCGTAAGGCTGTATCCGGAGCGCGGGAAGTGGTTTCCTACCGCGGAAAAGTACCAAACCAACACGAGCTTGATCTGTACTATCCCAAGGTGCACGTGAAATATGCGGAATTTTTCGAAGAAATCGGCCGCCGTGATGATACATTCTATTTGGTGTCATTTAGCGAGGAAcacctgctgctgcctgctCTGGCTTACAACAAAACCAACCGACCACGGATGTCGCTGATGCTACCAACCGTGACCACACCCGGTACACCGATGAGCAACGGAACGAATCGATCGGACAAGATAACGCTCATGCAGATCGACTGCGAGGTGATGAACACATCCGTCATTCAGATACGCGAAAAAATGATACCGGGAGACTTACGACCCGGGCAGGGCAGTGAAACACCGAAGGGTGGATCGAGTGGTTATGGCAGTCGTAACGCAACTAATGCCGAAGCGAACGGGCATCGTTCTAGCGGCAGGGCCACTGGTGCAAGCTCGACGGGTAGTCGATTAGTACGCAGCAATTCATCCACTACGACTCATGCCACGGACGGTGTGGAGGAAATTCACCAAAAGCAGGACAGTGTACAGCATCAGCATGTACCGATTAGGCCGTTCTTTGTGGAGCGCATGAACGAACATCTGAAGAGTGAACATCATGTAAACTGA
- the LOC118513589 gene encoding stress-activated map kinase-interacting protein 1: MATYNNAHWLLSHIRNSFISTDDTGVSETVMVMEDMPLQFAKRFRETQARNAEQIPKPDTTVEDDDSDDSPGIDRLQDERFGVDFQYFYSYPGLDDTDEEDADTLSQSYDIQMDQDSGFHRQRSNTAQKLEKLELARIMASLTKSVKLDDSSVQQSEEDDDSDQLFTRRSTSSLEREPSSAKRLSSTLTEQMNALPNLPQNQFLQYAKFDGTGHIEVPVRTFKVFVPALPEEQRAFPLPICVLATAKIQDFIGLICYKCTIANPAVELRSVRHYGLYMTEEDGELDMDFPPLDINEPCSKFRFTHLVMAERQLATSVNQQPVLPTSSSGQSLRFQAFSTEWSTSLTTPTSATAPTTTPASAMKLVKQQSEPTGASSPVQQRSQQTSGDGRSTLPRISNQQKEDLDRIKGHTSKIEAPLYRTFQVNILHKSRLKTEVQLGISGDRFEIDPIPHNPSKFWSRQKPACHTMDSVAACSIVDRKHSKAVLRLVYCAGNVVSGDTEGPVIFKHYDIETTPDMAEQIVEKVNNILEVRLSPIRREYMRRRGKFKPPSSA; this comes from the coding sequence ATGGCGACATACAACAATGCTCACTGGCTGCTGTCTCACATCCGGAACTCCTTCATCTCCACTGACGATACCGGTGTCAGTGAgacggtgatggtgatggaggACATGCCGCTACAGTTTGCGAAACGATTTCGAGAGACACAGGCGCGAAATGCTGAACAAATTCCCAAACCCGACACTACAGTGGAAGATGACGATAGCGATGACTCTCCCGGCATCGATCGATTGCAAGACGAACGGTTCGGTGTGGACTTTCAGTACTTCTACTCGTACCCGGGCCTCGATGACACGGATGAGGAAGATGCGGACACTTTATCACAGTCGTACGATATACAGATGGATCAGGACAGTGGATTCCATCGGCAGCGTTCGAATACAGCGCAGAAGCTGGAAAAGCTCGAGCTCGCCCGTATAATGGCGTCACTGACGAAGAGCGTCAAGCTGGACGATAGTTCCGTCCAGCAATCGGAGGAAGACGATGACAGCGATCAATTGTTCACCCGTCGATCCACATCCTCGTTGGAGCGCGAGCCATCGTCTGCCAAGCGGTTAAGCTCCACGCTCACCGAACAAATGAACGCATTGCCCAATCTACCGCAGAACCAGTTTCTCCAGTACGCCAAGTTCGATGGCACGGGCCACATCGAGGTGCCCGTGCGCACGTTTAAAGTATTCGTTCCCGCCCTCCCGGAGGAGCAGCGTGCCTTTCCGTTGCCTATATGTGTACTAGCCACTGCCAAAATACAGGATTTTATCGGGCTGATTTGCTACAAATGCACGATCGCGAACCCTGCCGTAGAACTGCGTTCCGTGCGCCACTACGGTCTCTACATGACGGAGGAGGACGGTGAGCTGGACATGGATTTTCCTCCACTGGACATTAACGAACCGTGTTCGAAGTTTCGCTTCACGCACCTCGTAATGGCGGAGCGACAGCTCGCGACAAGTGTAAACCAGCAGCCCGTCCTACCCACCAGCTCCAGTGGTCAATCGCTCCGCTTCCAGGCGTTCAGCACGGAATGGAGCACGAGCCTGACGACACCAACATCCGCCACGGCCCCAACCACGACACCCGCCAGTGCAATGAAACTGGTAAAGCAGCAATCGGAACCCACTGGAGCATCCTCTCCAGTGCAGCAGCGATCGCAGCAGACAAGCGGCGACGGTAGGAGCACATTGCCTCGCATCAGCAACCAGCAGAAGGAAGATCTGGACCGCATCAAAGGCCACACGTCGAAGATTGAAGCTCCGCTGTACCGAACGTTCCAGGTGAACATTTTACACAAATCACGGCTCAAGACGGAGGTTCAGCTGGGCATTTCCGGGGACCGGTTCGAAATTGATCCGATACCGCACAACCCGAGCAAATTCTGGAGCCGTCAAAAGCCGGCCTGCCATACGATGGATTCGGTAGCCGCCTGCAGcatagtggatcgaaaacATTCGAAAGCAGTGTTGCGGTTGGTGTACTGTGCCGGTAACGTCGTGAGCGGTGATACCGAGGGACCGGTCATTTTTAAGCATTACGATATAGAAACTACGCCCGACATGGCGGAACAGATCGTGGAGAAGGTGAACAACATTCTCGAGGTGCGGTTAAGCCCGATCCGGCGCGAATATATGCGACGGCGCGGTAAATTTAAGCCACCATCCAGTGCGTAG